The following are encoded in a window of Megalops cyprinoides isolate fMegCyp1 chromosome 16, fMegCyp1.pri, whole genome shotgun sequence genomic DNA:
- the map4k2 gene encoding mitogen-activated protein kinase kinase kinase kinase 2 yields MDTIGVSFLDPLDDYELIHRVGSGTYGDVFKARNIKTSEMAAIKIVKLDPGDDITSIQQEITMMKECKHKNIVAYFGSYHRNTKLWICMEYCGGGSLQDIYHVTGPLKEKQIAYVCREMLQGLHHLHETGKMHRDIKGANILLTERGDVKLADFGVAAEISASVAKRKSFIGTPYWMAPEVAAVEKKGGYNHLCDIWAVGITAIELAELQPPMFDLHPMRALMLMSKSNFQPPKLKDKAKWSAGFHSFVKMALTKNPRKRPTAERLLQHPFMTQLLSRTLIIELLDMANNPDLHFSQVLEESEAEVSNAFPDKIQAEGKRLAGERTLSEEQFDHVKFGPPRRKETDPYPDLDSYDDWSISGDEDESPSLLECVEEALLQRSLTIKRAPSGEHGPGEEGGKGGALKRCGLLSAPLAPNTSSLPCFASLCPSLEDKDLTLRPSSTLQPNSTLLPNAGAVLSRCSASQDIRLWCSDPCAPEGGAIEGQKAAGVRSQPRDTPLSPEWSTLRRQHEESRAGCHGLPPTPQVHMGACFSKVFNGCPLKLHCAVTWVLPKTRDQYLIVGAEEGIYTLNLNELHEDTMEKLLPQRCTWLYVMNNVLMSISGKSSQLFSHSLTGLFDQRRHLQKRQGHLSLSTNRLTERINPRKFAVSVKIPDTKGCRRCSVVRNPYTDSTFLCGAVPSGLVLLLWYEPLQKFMQLKHIPVCLPDPLPIFELLVLESDELPQVCVGVRGCVSGGKAQPTNQRLQFDIIPLNSTASSPQPDSVPLKAVQVTQLDRDTVLIALEKVVKIVNLQGFPSKDLASELTFEFAIETLVCLQDSVLAFWKHGLGGRSLHNNEVTQEITDESRVFRVLGTNRDIVLQSTPTGNPSAMSNLYILTGHESSY; encoded by the exons GCACGCAACATCAAGACGTCAGAGATGGCGGCCATCAAAATCGTCAAACTGGATCCTG gtgatgacatcacctctATCCAGCAAGAAATCACCATGATGAAGGAGTGCAAGCACAAGAACATCGTGGCCTACTTCGGCAGCTACCACAG GAACACCAAGCTGTGGATTTGCATGGAGTACTGTGGAGGAGGGTCACTGCAAGACATTTACCATG TAACAGGCCCCCTGAAAGAGAAGCAGATTGCCTACGTCTGCAGGGAGATGCTCCAG GGTCTGCACCACTTGCACGAGACGGGGAAGATGCACAGGGACATTAAG GGAGCCAACATCCTTCTGACAGAGCGAGGAGATGTCAAACTGG cggaTTTTGGTGTTGCGGCAGAGATAAGCGCCTCTGTGGCCAAGAGGAAGTCTTTCATCGGGACTCCCTACTG GATGGCGCCGGAAGTGGCAGCGGTGGAGAAAAAGGGAGGGTACAACCACCTGTGTGACATCTGGGCTGTGGGTATCACTGCCATCGAGCTGGCCGAGCTACAGCCGCCCATGTTCGACCTCCACCCAATGAG AGCCTTGATGCTGATGTCAAAAAGCAACTTTCAGCCTCCCAAACTCAAAGACAAGGCCAAGTG GTCTGCAGGGTTCCATAGCTTTGTGAAGATGGCCCTCACAAAAAACCCTCGAAAGAGACCCACAGCGGAAAGACTCCTGCAG CACCCTTTCATGACCCAGCTGCTGTCTCGAACCCTCATCATTGAGCTGCTGGACATGGCCAACAACCCGGATCTCCACTTCTCTCAGGTGCTGGAGGAGAGCGAGGCGGAG GTGAGCAATGCGTTCCCTGATAAGATCCAGGCGGAGGGGAAGAGGCTGGCTGGGGAGCGCACTCTGTCCGAGGAGCAGT tCGACCATGTGAAGTTTGGGCCCCCCAGGCGGAAGGAGACGGACCCCTACCCCGATCTG GATTCCTACGACGACTGGAGCATCTCGGGAGACGAGGACGAGTCCCC GAGTCTGCTGGAATGCGTTGAGGAGGCATTGCTGCAGAG GAGCTTAACAATAAAGAGAGCTCCCTCTGGTGAG CACGGtccaggggaggaggggggtaaAGGCGGAGCGCTGAAGAGGTGCGGTTTGCTCAGCGCCCCCCTGGCGCCCAAcacctcctccctgccctgctttgcctctctctgccccagccTGGAGGACAAGGACCTCACCCTCCGCCccagctccaccctgcagcccAACTCCACCCTCCTCCCAAACGCCGGTGCAG TGCTCTCCAGGTGTTCTGCCAGCCAGGATATAAGACTGTGGTGCAGTGATCCCTGTGCTCCTGAGGGAGGCGCCATTGAGGGGCAGAAGGCTGCGGGAGTCCGCTCCCAACCCCGCGACACCCCGCTGTCCCCCGAGTGGAGCACACTGAGAAGGCAACACGAGGAGTCT AGAGCAGGTTGTCATGGGctgccccccacaccccaaGTCCAT ATGGGGGCCTGCTTCTCCAAGGTGTTCAACGGCTGTCCCCTcaaactgcactgtgctgtcaccTGGGTCCTTCCTAAGACCAGAG ATCAGTACCTCATCGTGGGGGCAGAGGAGGGCATCTACACCCTGAACCTCAACGAGCTGCACGAGGACACTATGGAGAAG CTGCTCCCACAGCGATGCACCTGGCTGTACGTCATGAACAATGTCTTAATGTCCATCTCAG gAAAGTCGTCCCAGCTGTTCTCCCACAGCCTGACGGGGCTCTTCGACCAGCGCAGGCACCTGCAGAAGCGGCAGGGACACCTGTCACTCAGCACCAACCGCCTGACAGAGAGGATCAACCCCAG GAAGtttgctgtctctgtgaagATACCGGACACTAAGGGCTGTCGGAGGTGCAGTGTGG TGAGAAACCCCTACACTGACAGCACGTTCCTGTGTGGTGCTGTGCCCTCTggcctggtgctgctgctgtggtatGAACCCCTGCAGAAGTTCATGCAGCTCAAG CACAtacctgtgtgtctgccagACCCTCTCCCCATTTTCgagctgctggtgctggagtCTGATGAGCTTCcccaggtgtgtgtgggagtgagggggtgtgtCTCGGGGGGCAAGGCccaaccaaccaatcagaggCTGCAGTTTGATATTATACCACTGAACAGCACAGCCAGCTCCCCACAGCCAG ACAGTGTGCCTCTGAAGGCGGTGCAGGTGACGCAGCTGGACAGGGACACAGTCCTCATCGCCCTGGAGA AGGTGGTGAAGATTGTGAATTTGCAGGGCTTCCCCAGCAAAGACCTGGCCTCTGAGCTGACCTTTGAGTTTGCCATCGAGACATTAG TCTGTTTGCAGGATAGTGTACTGGCCTTCTGGAAGCACGGCCTTGGAGGGCGGAGTCTGCATAATAATGAG